The Candidatus Woesearchaeota archaeon nucleotide sequence AAGATTCTCAGACTTTTTCTATTGCGCATAATTTAGTTATAGAAGATAGCATTAATTTATACGATGGATTGCTAGCTTATTATCCTTTTGATGGAGATGCTAAAGATTACTCAGGTAATGGGAATGATGGAACTGAGTTTGGAGTTACGTACGTAGAAGGAGTTGAGGGGATGGCTGCTAAGTTTGATGGGAATGATGACAGAATTGAAACCAATCTCATATTAGATAAGAATCCAAAAGAATTTAGTTTTTTTGTGAATTTATTTATTAAAGATATTACTGATAGAGATGGTATTTATGGTGAATTTACAAATACACCTAGCAATTACAATTATGTGAGGAATTATTTTCATATCTATGAGAATAAAACAACTGCATATGGGCAATCTCCTCCTAAAGAGTTAGATGCAAGAAATCAGAAAGAAATGGTTACATTAAATAAATGGATAAACATAGGATTCATTAAAAAAAAGAATATTATTTATTGGTATGTAGATGGGGAACTATTTGAGAATGCTACTTATACTGAATCTTATATTGGATTAGAGCCCGATTTAGGAGTTATAGGTTCAAGATATAGACCAACACATAACCAATGGATTGATTCATTTTATGGCTCAATAGATAACTTTGCTATATGGAATCGTTCTTTAAGTGAAGAAGAAATTGATATATTCAATGAATTTGGTATTGATTAATTTATTTAAATACCAATTTATCATATACAAAATATTTTAGCACAAATAGGAAAACAGTTACAATCACAATTGAAAATAAATAATGTATCCCTAGATTATCTGTCAGGAATTTTACCAAAGATAAATCTAGAAAATACATAATTACTAAAGCTATAGAATATCTAAAAATATTTTTTAATTTTTCTTTTTGATTCTTAAATACGAAACACATGTTAAAATAAAAATTTAAGACTATAATTACAGATAATGTAGCAATATATGAATAAAAATAATCAATTTTCATAAACTCAGTTAAAAATGCAGTAAGAATTATCTTAAGTCCATAACTCATAAGACCAAGATAAAAAAATTTGCTAAATTTATGAATTAAAATGTTCTGGATTTTGGCTAATAATATCATTTGGATTTTTTTAGAACAACTACTTGATTTAAACCAAGCTCGAACTTTTCATACACTTCTAGATTCCACCCATTTATATTTTTGAAATCCTTTTTCGAATAATACCTTACATGCTCTTCATAGGAGTCTTTTGCAAAGAGTCTAAATTTTGAACCTATTCGAAGAATATGATCTGCAAATTGAACAGGAGTAGTGATTAATATTTTTGAGCCTTTCTTAGTTATAAGATTTATTTGGTTTAATAAATTCTCAAAATCATCAATATGTTCAATTAAAGCAGATAGAATAACATAATCAAATTTCTCTTTGCTTTTGATTTTTTGTTTGTTGAAGTCAACATTCTCGAATTTGAAATTTTTTTCATTTTTATACCTTTTCCTACATTTTTTTAAAATATCTTCTCGAATATCAATTCCTAAGTAATATTTTGGCTTTTCAATAAAGTTCAAAAAATGACCATCATCACAGCCTAGATCTAAA carries:
- a CDS encoding class I SAM-dependent methyltransferase, with the translated sequence MVNENAPIEDTRLNGIFSGKLKKIRIGKIAKYVKGDKNILDLGCDDGHFLNFIEKPKYYLGIDIREDILKKCRKRYKNEKNFKFENVDFNKQKIKSKEKFDYVILSALIEHIDDFENLLNQINLITKKGSKILITTPVQFADHILRIGSKFRLFAKDSYEEHVRYYSKKDFKNINGWNLEVYEKFELGLNQVVVLKKSK